The DNA segment GTGACAAACCTGCAGCTGAAGTTACTGGAGAGAAAAGAAAGAGGGGCAGGCCAAAAAAGTCAGCTGATGGACAAGCTTCACAGTCAACAGCAGCACCAAAAGTATCTCAGACCACTTCCACTCAACAATCACAGTGTTCCACTCAACAATCTCAGGGGCAGGCTAGGAGGGGAAGGCCAAAAAAGATTGCCAAAACCACCAACTGATGACTTTTTAGCTAtctatgttttggtttttgttAAAACTTGTAGTACCTTTGATGTTTGTTAAAGTAGTTATGGGATGAAGTTATGGGTTTCTTTTGGATTTTGTCAAAGTTGTAATCCCAGGAAGACTTAAACTATGTATGGCAGTCCTGTTTGGTTTGTTTTATGTGCAGCTTATGGCTTTGTTTTGCAGCCTTGGTTATGTCTTGGTTATGCCTTTGTTTTGCAGCCTTAATTATGTCCACTTTATGTCCAGTTAATGCCTTTGTTTTGCAGCCTTAGTTATGTCCACTTGATGTCCAGTAAATGCCTTTGTTTTGCAGCCTTGATTATGTCCACTTTATGTACAGTTTATGTCCAAACACATTAAACCATGTAACCATTGCAATAAACTATACTCAAAACATGATATATTGAACCAAAACAAACTATTACATAGTCGATACATGACTAAAGCGTCAATATAACCAAAACACCCTATTACATAGTCGATATATGACTAAAGCGTCAATATAACCAAAACACCCTATCACATAGTCGACACATGACTAAAGCGTCAAATATAACCAAAACACCCTATTACATAGTCGACACATGACTAAAGCGGGTCAATATAACCAAAACAACATTGCTGCAATgcaaacaataacaacaatacaTGCTTTCTTTGATTGCTTTTTCAAACTCTTATTCTCTTCTTCTATCAATGTCTTCTCAAATATCAGTCTTTCATTGTCCATCTCAACGAAACGACAGTTGCATTCACTTGATAACACTGCATCGACTTCTTGTTTCCACATAAAGAATTTGCAATCAGATCCCTAACAAACAAGTGGTTAAGATTTGAGATTGAatatcatttttttttgtaaattaacTTACAGGCCAGAGAGGACATCCATAAAACTCTTCTCCTTGCCTTGAACTTCGATTTCCAGCCACCCTACGGATTGCAGCTAACTCATGGTTACAATAAACTCTTCCATCAGTGCCAAGTCTGAAAATTTTGGGGTTTTTTGAACGAATTGTagaagacgatgatgatgaactcATGTTTTCGTGATTGGAATCGATGGAAAAGGCTGAATTTTGGAGATTGGGGGTTGGTTTATGAATTAGGGTTCATGCTTGGTGAACTCTGATCGAACATGTGGTCAATTCCCCTTTTTATAATCAGTCAACTAAACCATTAAATGATTTAATATAATCCATAATCCAAGTCATTTAAAAAAATCCATGTGGCAGACACTTATTAGCCACGTCAGCAGTTTATTAACTCAGTTAGCCTAAACTTAACTGTggagtattttacaaaaaaaatggacGAGGTGGGATTATTGGTGGCTATTTcgtgacttgggattattattggccaatttcaaaaaggtgggattattattttccaatttgcctataaATAAAGTGGCTAAGCCAGTGATCGTTGTTTTATCTCATAATCATATAAGTTACATGATGTTTGTTTATACCTAATTTACTTAAATTAAGCCATCGATAACGATGACCCAACAAGATTCTAGTTTATACGACCATTCTCTACAGAGCCgaccctgagaattcgtgtaccatGTTCAAGCTCCAAAAAATGTGTCCTTAGATCATAACAAATTTGGGTATTGGGCTTAACAAAGGTCTAAGACTAATGTCAAttggctaataactaatctaaagcataaaaatagttttgtaattaggcctatgttggtgtttgtataggTATACCTAttaaaaaagaaatttttacgCATACATATCCggtttttttctaaaaatagtGTGCCATCCAAAATATCGAGTCCTGGCCgatggtcctccccgcccacccccagggTCGGCCCTGATTCTCGAATCGCTACATTCTTATAGCtcaacttatatttattttaaattatatGTATTATTAAAAAACAACTTCAGTATGTGAGGACACTCTACTGTAGCTAATAGTACAATATTGTTAAGCATAGATAAACAACACTCTTGAGCAGTCCACTATGTTTTAACCCACGTGTCCCACCACCGCTTATATCTCAATTCCTGCTTCACCCTCATCTCTTTCATCCATCAGACCGCCACCACGTTCAGAAATAGCTCCATGGTCACATACACGTCTCTTTTCATATCTCACCTCATGCTTGACAACTTTCCTGCTTGCTTTCGTTTTCCGGTGACGGTATTAAAAGGCGAAATCCGTTGATGGTGGGTGAGGTTGTACATAGCTCAACTTTTGTTAATTTGCAACTTTGTTGTGCATTATGGTATGTACATTTAGCTTTGGTGGGTTGTACCCACttttgggtgtttttttttttcttattttaagACTACTCGGTATGGTGACGGGCGTCGTGGGAGGACGGGATGAAGACGGGGGCGGCAGCGTGGGAGGACGGGCGTCGCAGAGGGGGGGCCCATCTGTTTGCTCCGTCGCAAACGGCGAACAGAGGACGGGACAGAGGGGGGACAGAGGGGGGCGACGTGGAGGGACGGTGACACGGTGGCGGCGCCGGGTGGAGGACGGGACCATACCGTCCAGCCTAATCTttcgtttttttttactttagttTTAACTTCAATGTTTGTACATCTTTTTACAATTTAAACTCAACGTCCTTTCACTTTCAACTTTGCtccctatacttttcatctttcacaaaTTTTCCGTTTACATTTCAGtataaattttgcgagttaacgcGCCGCAACGTGCGTCTGTGGAGTGTGGTTCACCGTTTTCAAGCCTATTTTTTCCGTTTAACGGTCCCGTCGCAACGCACGGGTACTAGATCGACTTTACGTTTTATGTTTCCCATACGTTGTTCAGCGACTTTACGTCTACTTTTCgttcatttttttattatttcttttttatACAAGCTTTTCCGGTGTTAATGATCACTGGCCATACTATGACATTGGTGTGCGACTTGATATGGTTTTACACCTCGCCGTAACGCATGGGCTTAATACTAATGTGGTTTAGGCCAAAACTGAAAAATGTAAGGGGCTAATTTTGCCAACAGAGATTTAGTCTAGGGACTATATATGTAACTACTTTCATACCATATAAATACCAAGCTTCCATCTTTCTCTTCACGGAGATTATAATCATTATATTGAAACTCAAGAACACAAAAGGCGCGAACTTTATGCAAATTGGGGCATTTCACGTtacattattattaaaaaaacccttcaaattatataaaaaattaggaAAATTCTTTTCGATTTTCTGGACTCTTTCGATTCAACGAGGAGAGTCCAGAAAATGGGTCGCACGATAATGTGTTCATCAAGTTTACAATTATTATTCTTTTCAATTTGAATCTTCTTTTTCTTTGTAATATTTAATTGGGTATTTTTTCGGGATTAATTTGTTCAATTGTCAACCATTAGGGTTCTTGTTCAACCCAAGTACTACTGAACCCTATGATTTGACCCAAAAAGATCGTTAATTTCTGTTGCGATGCGGCATAAGTCGTTTGCAATGGCATGTTTCGGGTGTTTTTTCCAAAAGAAGTCTTCTCGATCTCGGGTAATCTTTTTCTTGAATTAGTAAGCTGTTTGATGTGTATATGCTCATTAAATTCTGAATCTTTTACCATTCCTGCTTATTATACATGATTTAGTTAGTATGACCCATAAGCAAGAAGAACTAAATACATGATTTATGACTCTGAATTGTGCATTAAGCACTACTTTTCTAATGCACATCAGGTGTTTGATGAAAAACCTGAATGAGTTTGAGCATTTGTACCGATAGATAGACTGGtagtatgataacttgttattgatcTACGTCGTTTGAGATGACATGTTTTGGCTGTCTTTTCCAAAACAAGTTTTTCTGATCTCgggttttctttctttttttaggGTTTTATGATGTACTTTTGAATTAGTAGCTGTTTGATGCATATATGCTCATTAAATTCTGAATCTTCTATCGTTCCTGCTGAAAATCTGAATGATAGATATAGGTTGTAGACTTGTAGCGCTTATTTTGTGCATTATGCACTACTTTTCTAATGCACATAAGTTGTTCGATGAAAAACCCAAATGAGTTTAAAGGTGTGTACGGTAGTATAATAGCTCGGCTGATTGACTTGTTATTGAtctgaaagaaagggaaaagtaCCGTGGGGTCGAGTAAGAGTATTCAGGGGACAAGTAAAAACCTTTCGGGGAATAGTAAAAGATCTCCGTCATCAAAAAGGGCACGAGAAACCGAAAATGCGGTGGTGCAAAAGTCACATAACGCTGACAACTCTGACAGAATGACTGAGCTTCGAAAGAAGATCATGAGTTTTAGAGAGTTGGTTGATTTGCCTCCCTGTATTGGTTCTTCAGGCGTTATTGAGGTCCGTTTATTTCTGTGGTTATTCATTTTGAACGTGAATGCTTACAAGTGGATGACCAAAATGAGATAATCGATTCTATCATTCAACTTATTTCTCTGGTTTTTTACATGCAGTTGGTGAAACACACAGTCAAAGAATTGCATAAATTACACCCGGATGTCGTGCATTGTATTTCGGTATCAGATTCAGGAGGAGCTATGGATAAGGTTTTTTAGATGTAAATTGTAAAAATataattgtgtttttttttatcgACTTCAAAGTATTGGTTTTTTAGTAATTAACGAGTGCTGCAAATAGGCAATCAATGAGCTTTGTGCTGCTATCAAGTCTCTCGGGAAGCATTGGATGCGTAATGACGAATGGATGGTCAAATCCAAAACAGACGATGAAGTGAATAGTGATTTGGAAAAATATGGTAAGTTAATAAGTTAATATACTTCATTATATATTGTATATGATCCAAGCATAGTTGTCAATAGTGGTCGCTATGGTTGTTATAGCGAATAGCGTAGCATATAGGTCGAAGGTTGCTACAGGGTATGTAGCCATAGCCCATAAATAGCGGGATTTcagttattttctttattttttaaatataaatagcggctaatatagctataaaatagctggattttaggtttttgttaaatatacatgtaaaatagcgtatataccagggtattttgatataatatacatataaaaaaaataatttttttctaCTGTATCGCTATTTTAAAAATAGCGCCTGCTGTTTATCGCTAtttgctatgtagcatataggtaccttatcgctatttgttGCTATTCGCCATTAACTATGGATCCAAGTTAATCATCTTGTAATACGGTTCTTGTGGTGCGTTATAGTGTTGGCATTGCTTGATGACATAATTAATGTGGCACGAGAGAAAATGTATAATAAAAGGGATACGAATAATAACAAAGAAATGAAAGACAATGTAGACTCACCTTCTAGTTCGAACGGGAAATCTTCTTCAATGTCTTATCCGGACAAAGTACCTTCACCAACTTCAGTTCTCCGCGTGTTTTCAAATAATAAATCTGCAAAGGCATGCTCATAAGTTACATTCTCTCCGCCTGCTCTCTTAACTAGATGTGGCAATTTTGACATGTTTGCTTATGTGGCAATTGTGATTCCAGATGGACCCTCAAGTAGCTGAAGGTGATGAAGTGAAGAACAAAATTGTGAATCGTAATGGCAATGTGACGGTGCAGATGGAGATTTCACTACCGTCATCATCTTTAAAATCAATTGTGGATTCGGAGAACGTACAGTTGATTCCTGCAGGAGGGTTGCCATCAACGTCTTCTGAGAGGCCAACGATTTCAGCGGCAGTAGTGTCGTCGCCGTCACAACTATTGGATTCGGAAGCCAGTCAGTCGCAGTCACCACCTCAGCCATGTGAGAAGTTGGAGATTTCACCAGTTTCTAAGGAAACAGAAGATGTGCCTTCACCAAAGATGGCCACCAATCTTCGTCccccaccacctccgccaccattgcCGCCTCCGCCACTTCTCTCAGTGGTAGAAGGTGATACTGAAACAACACCAGtgccacctccacctccacctccaccgtcAATGACCATAAGTAATACAACATCAGTATCacctccaccaccgccacctccaccaccgccaccaccgccaccgccaccgccaccaccgctgCCACCAGTAACAAGTAATACAACATCATTGTCACCTCCACCGCCCTCATTCACCGCAAGTAATGTATCgacaccgccaccaccaccgccaccaccgccgcctCTGTCGTCGTCAGACAATGGCAATGGCATGCCAGTGGCACTAGGATTGCCTCCACCACCGCCGCCAGCTCCAACAGCACATGGAAGCATTCCACCACCAGCTCCGACAGCATGTGGAAAcattccaccaccaccaccacctataCCATCATCTAACGGATCAGTTCCAACACCAAAACCAGTGCAAGAGGTCAAAGGGGGTGCTCCACCACCACCCCCTGGTGGTAGTAATGGCGGCAAATTGCTGCGTAAATCAGTTAGCAAGTTAAAAAGATCATCTCAGATGGGATGCCTGTACCGCCAACTCAAAGCAAAGGTTGAAGGATCAGGTACCAAAACTAGAACATCGCAAAAGAAAGACAGTAAAGTTGTGCCTGCTTCTAGTGGTAATGAAAAAAAGGGAATG comes from the Helianthus annuus cultivar XRQ/B chromosome 4, HanXRQr2.0-SUNRISE, whole genome shotgun sequence genome and includes:
- the LOC110934162 gene encoding formin-like protein 5 isoform X1, encoding MRHKSFAMACFGCFFQKKSSRSRKGKSTVGSSKSIQGTSKNLSGNSKRSPSSKRARETENAVVQKSHNADNSDRMTELRKKIMSFRELVDLPPCIGSSGVIELVKHTVKELHKLHPDVVHCISVSDSGGAMDKAINELCAAIKSLGKHWMRNDEWMVKSKTDDEVNSDLEKYVLALLDDIINVAREKMYNKRDTNNNKEMKDNVDSPSSSNGKSSSMSYPDKVPSPTSVLRVFSNNKSAKMDPQVAEGDEVKNKIVNRNGNVTVQMEISLPSSSLKSIVDSENVQLIPAGGLPSTSSERPTISAAVVSSPSQLLDSEASQSQSPPQPCEKLEISPVSKETEDVPSPKMATNLRPPPPPPPLPPPPLLSVVEGDTETTPVPPPPPPPPSMTISNTTSVSPPPPPPPPPPPPPPPPPPPLPPVTSNTTSLSPPPPSFTASNVSTPPPPPPPPPPLSSSDNGNGMPVALGLPPPPPPAPTAHGSIPPPAPTACGNIPPPPPPIPSSNGSVPTPKPVQEVKGGAPPPPPGGSNGGKLLRKSVSKLKRSSQMGCLYRQLKAKVEGSGTKTRTSQKKDSKVVPASSGNEKKGMADALAEITRRSSYFQQIEEDVKNYSNSIKEVQVALIKFQTTDMDELISFHKYVESHLEKLSDETQVLARFEDFPSKKLEGLRMAAALYSKLDAIADTLQNWNIEPPVNQLLDRVENYFNKIKGELDTLDRTKDEEIKKFKSQKIHFDFAILTRIKELMVDVSSSCMELALKERKLASASRKNAKKVSSGKTLWKAFQFAFRVYSFAGGQDDRAENLTREIAQQIQADNMQ
- the LOC110934162 gene encoding uncharacterized protein At4g04980 isoform X3 — translated: MRNDEWMVKSKTDDEVNSDLEKYVLALLDDIINVAREKMYNKRDTNNNKEMKDNVDSPSSSNGKSSSMSYPDKVPSPTSVLRVFSNNKSAKMDPQVAEGDEVKNKIVNRNGNVTVQMEISLPSSSLKSIVDSENVQLIPAGGLPSTSSERPTISAAVVSSPSQLLDSEASQSQSPPQPCEKLEISPVSKETEDVPSPKMATNLRPPPPPPPLPPPPLLSVVEGDTETTPVPPPPPPPPSMTISNTTSVSPPPPPPPPPPPPPPPPPPPLPPVTSNTTSLSPPPPSFTASNVSTPPPPPPPPPPLSSSDNGNGMPVALGLPPPPPPAPTAHGSIPPPAPTACGNIPPPPPPIPSSNGSVPTPKPVQEVKGGAPPPPPGGSNGGKLLRKSVSKLKRSSQMGCLYRQLKAKVEGSGTKTRTSQKKDSKVVPASSGNEKKGMADALAEITRRSSYFQQIEEDVKNYSNSIKEVQVALIKFQTTDMDELISFHKYVESHLEKLSDETQVLARFEDFPSKKLEGLRMAAALYSKLDAIADTLQNWNIEPPVNQLLDRVENYFNKIKGELDTLDRTKDEEIKKFKSQKIHFDFAILTRIKELMVDVSSSCMELALKERKLASASRKNAKKVSSGKTLWKAFQFAFRVYSFAGGQDDRAENLTREIAQQIQADNMQ
- the LOC110934162 gene encoding formin-like protein 14 isoform X2, yielding MRHKSFAMACFGCFFQKKSSRSRKGKSTVGSSKSIQGTSKNLSGNSKRSPSSKRARETENAVVQKSHNADNSDRMTELRKKIMSFRELVDLPPCIGSSGVIELVKHTVKELHKLHPDVVHCISVSDSGGAMDKAINELCAAIKSLGKHWMRNDEWMVKSKTDDEVNSDLEKYVLALLDDIINVAREKMYNKRDTNNNKEMKDNVDSPSSSNGKSSSMSYPDKVPSPTSVLRVFSNNKSAKMDPQVAEGDEVKNKIVNRNGNVTVQMEISLPSSSLKSIVDSENVQLIPAGGLPSTSSERPTISAAVVSSPSQLLDSEASQSQSPPQPCEKLEISPVSKETEDVPSPKMATNLRPPPPPPPLPPPPLLSVVEGDTETTPVPPPPPPPPSMTISNTTSVSPPPPPPPPPPPPPPPPPPPLPPVTSNTTSLSPPPPSFTASNVSTPPPPPPPPPPLSSSDNGNGMPVALGLPPPPPPAPTAHGSIPPPAPTACGNIPPPPPPIPSSNGSVPTPKPVQEVKGGAPPPPPGGSNGGKLLRKSVSKLKRSSQMGCLYRQLKAKVEGSGTKTRTSQKKDSKVVPASSGNEKKGMADALAEITRRSSYFQQIEEDVKNYSNSIKEVQVALIKFQTTDMDELISFHKYVESHLEKLSDETQVLARFEDFPSKKLEGLRMAAALYSKLDAIADTLQNWNIEPPVNQLLDRVENYFNKENWTH